A single genomic interval of Alistipes provencensis harbors:
- a CDS encoding SGNH/GDSL hydrolase family protein, giving the protein MVFIGDSITDGNWGKGDGKPSSERNLTDRNHLYGSGYMYLCASYYQGYRPRRGYLFFNRGVSGNTLDELAARWQEDVVALRPDVLSVMVGTNDVGRYLHGRMVSAAAEKPDFDFAGWEKTYRRLLDEARRANPDLKILLCTPFAAPVGEIAEGVWGEYYPLRQQLLARCCAVVERIAADYGAALVPFHRLVADLETKLPNGDATYWVWDGIHPTPACHRRMADCWIEAAARSGAME; this is encoded by the coding sequence GCAAACCCTCGTCCGAACGGAACCTTACGGACCGCAACCACCTCTACGGCAGCGGCTATATGTACCTTTGCGCCTCGTATTATCAGGGATATCGTCCCCGGCGGGGCTACCTGTTCTTCAACCGCGGGGTGAGCGGCAATACGCTCGACGAACTCGCGGCCCGCTGGCAGGAGGATGTCGTGGCCCTGCGCCCTGACGTGCTGTCGGTGATGGTCGGCACCAACGACGTGGGCCGCTATCTCCACGGACGGATGGTCAGTGCCGCCGCCGAAAAACCGGATTTCGACTTCGCGGGTTGGGAAAAGACCTACCGCCGCCTGCTCGACGAGGCCCGGCGGGCGAATCCCGACCTGAAAATCCTTCTCTGTACGCCTTTCGCGGCTCCCGTAGGGGAGATCGCCGAGGGTGTGTGGGGTGAATACTATCCCCTGCGGCAGCAACTGCTGGCGCGGTGCTGTGCGGTCGTCGAACGGATCGCCGCCGATTACGGCGCGGCCCTCGTGCCGTTCCACCGGCTGGTCGCCGACCTCGAAACGAAGCTGCCGAACGGCGACGCGACCTACTGGGTGTGGGACGGCATCCACCCCACGCCTGCCTGCCACCGCCGGATGGCCGACTGCTGGATTGAAGCCGCCGCCCGGAGCGGGGCGATGGAATAA
- a CDS encoding CDGSH iron-sulfur domain-containing protein, which translates to MSKLKIETGSSPAGEHLSITVTEKGPYLVYGRPPLAEQFIMPNENNESWYFQEGRHFSTEAEPTALCRCGASRRKPYCDGSHEKAMWDPTLTAQSESLLDKAEVIEGGTLEMTDNPKYCVFARFCHPEGNAWTLTEQSSAPEARRMAIREASMCPGGRLTAWDKSSGKPFEFRFEPSLGLIEDVTIGSSGGLWIRGGIALRRETGKTYEIRNRVVVCRCGQSANKPYCDGTHAAIKWRDNLEGEPVGETLPEEVY; encoded by the coding sequence ATGTCGAAATTGAAAATCGAGACGGGAAGTTCCCCCGCCGGGGAGCACTTGAGTATCACCGTGACCGAAAAGGGGCCCTATCTGGTCTACGGACGTCCGCCGCTGGCCGAGCAGTTCATCATGCCCAACGAGAACAACGAGAGCTGGTATTTTCAGGAGGGCCGCCACTTCTCGACCGAGGCCGAACCCACGGCGCTCTGCCGCTGCGGGGCGTCGCGGCGCAAGCCCTACTGCGACGGAAGCCACGAAAAGGCCATGTGGGACCCGACCCTCACGGCGCAATCCGAATCGCTGCTCGACAAGGCCGAGGTGATCGAGGGCGGCACGCTCGAAATGACCGACAACCCCAAATACTGCGTTTTCGCGCGCTTCTGCCACCCGGAGGGCAATGCGTGGACGCTCACCGAACAGTCGTCCGCCCCCGAAGCGCGCCGGATGGCGATCCGCGAAGCGTCGATGTGCCCCGGCGGCCGGCTCACGGCGTGGGACAAAAGTTCGGGAAAACCCTTCGAATTCCGCTTCGAACCCAGTCTCGGGCTGATCGAGGACGTCACCATCGGCAGCAGCGGCGGGCTGTGGATTCGCGGCGGCATCGCCCTGCGGCGCGAGACGGGCAAGACCTACGAAATCCGCAACCGCGTGGTCGTCTGCCGCTGCGGGCAGTCGGCGAACAAGCCCTACTGCGACGGTACGCACGCCGCGATCAAATGGCGCGACAACCTCGAAGGAGAACCTGTCGGCGAGACGCTTCCCGAAGAGGTTTATTAA
- a CDS encoding FISUMP domain-containing protein translates to MKRFAGLVCAVAAIVFFASCSKDKESGSLSFNSPAVFLSAGQTATVGFKSVNLQNLSVTNKPTGWADPTIDVAAQTLTITAPASFDDDEVKTGSLVLAGTPKGGSSVSATLFVGVVESEDLSGKPANSYIVSKPDHNYLISAMHRGDIMAVLPASVDVVWQSKSGLIQYTELRDGKVSFYVGADSDDEEKIKEGNAVIGAYDAGGTMIWSWHIWAVNYDPEASVVNFNGYEMMDRNLGALANDNSTTDKILASYGLYYQWGRKDPFIGPASYNAANGASASMYNGGGSRVYLKTEVSSAEAGTMDYAVRNPLTFIVGVSGSEYDWLWSAHSDALWSETQKSVNDPCPYGWRVAPAVAFDQLFIYNIPSAEYADKFGWTLAHPDTGASSLFIGAGRRIYRHTQENDTQGGGSIQNFYPTPIPDTQVRSSAIYNQPWVGYYWTAAASGTQSSAFYFWFDKSDPENSGVTHNTPQYRANGMQVRCVKAN, encoded by the coding sequence ATGAAAAGATTCGCAGGGTTGGTTTGCGCGGTCGCGGCCATCGTATTTTTCGCTTCGTGCAGCAAGGACAAGGAGTCGGGCAGTCTCTCGTTCAACTCCCCGGCCGTATTCCTGTCGGCAGGCCAGACCGCAACGGTGGGCTTCAAGTCCGTCAACCTCCAGAATCTCTCGGTGACCAACAAGCCTACGGGCTGGGCCGACCCGACGATCGACGTCGCAGCGCAGACCCTGACGATCACGGCCCCCGCATCGTTCGACGACGACGAGGTCAAGACCGGTTCGCTGGTGCTGGCCGGGACGCCCAAGGGCGGTTCGTCGGTTTCGGCGACGCTCTTCGTGGGTGTGGTCGAGAGCGAGGACCTGAGCGGTAAGCCCGCTAACAGCTATATTGTCAGCAAGCCGGATCATAACTACCTGATCAGCGCCATGCACCGGGGCGACATTATGGCGGTGCTTCCGGCATCGGTGGATGTGGTGTGGCAGAGCAAGTCGGGGCTGATCCAGTATACGGAACTCCGCGACGGCAAAGTGTCGTTCTATGTGGGAGCCGACAGCGACGACGAGGAGAAGATCAAGGAGGGCAACGCCGTGATCGGAGCCTACGACGCTGGCGGCACGATGATCTGGAGCTGGCACATCTGGGCTGTGAACTACGATCCCGAAGCATCGGTGGTTAATTTCAACGGCTATGAGATGATGGACCGCAACCTCGGTGCGCTGGCCAACGACAACTCGACGACGGACAAGATACTTGCCTCCTACGGGCTTTATTACCAGTGGGGCCGCAAGGACCCGTTCATCGGCCCGGCGTCGTACAACGCCGCTAACGGCGCGTCGGCCAGCATGTACAACGGCGGCGGCAGCCGTGTCTACCTGAAGACCGAGGTTTCGAGCGCCGAAGCCGGAACGATGGATTACGCCGTGCGGAATCCGCTGACGTTCATTGTGGGCGTTTCCGGTTCGGAGTACGACTGGCTGTGGAGCGCCCATTCCGACGCGCTGTGGTCCGAAACGCAGAAGAGCGTCAACGACCCCTGCCCCTACGGCTGGCGCGTGGCTCCTGCGGTGGCTTTCGATCAACTTTTTATTTATAATATACCCTCGGCGGAATATGCCGACAAGTTCGGCTGGACATTGGCGCATCCGGACACCGGGGCCTCCTCGCTGTTTATCGGCGCAGGACGCCGCATCTACCGGCACACGCAGGAGAACGACACGCAGGGCGGCGGAAGCATCCAGAATTTCTATCCTACGCCCATTCCGGACACCCAAGTCCGCAGTTCGGCCATCTACAACCAGCCGTGGGTAGGCTATTACTGGACGGCAGCCGCTTCCGGAACCCAATCCTCGGCGTTCTATTTCTGGTTCGACAAGAGCGATCCGGAAAACAGCGGAGTTACGCATAACACGCCGCAGTACCGTGCCAACGGCATGCAGGTGCGCTGCGTGAAAGCGAATTAG
- a CDS encoding MFS transporter, protein MKIKTGKGSIPLVVLLAVWSVSAIASLPGLAVSPILGDLNKVFPKVTDLEIQMLTSLPSLLIIPFVLLSGKLSEGRDKLTILTVGLSIFFLSGVACLFARSMTWLIVISCILGIGAGMVIPLSTGLVVDYFTGDYRVRQLGYSSAINNLTLVVATVVTGYLADVDWHLPFLVYTLPGISLALSFFLKRRRSEPEPEQSIQLRHKRIDRRKLAGLMLFYFFATYAVLAVAFYASFLIDDYKIDSSFSGVLISLFFLAIMLPGLFIDKIIGRLKQNVNLVSLGLICAGLLCVGIFRDRAMLAVGALLTGFGYGVIQPVIYDKAATIAPPRSATLALSFVMAMNYLAVMVCPFIVDLFRHLFHTRSDRFPFFFNAALVLVVVLVTWRRRENFTLGLDESYYKS, encoded by the coding sequence ATGAAAATCAAAACCGGAAAAGGTTCCATCCCGCTCGTCGTCCTGCTGGCCGTCTGGTCCGTGTCGGCCATCGCGTCGCTGCCCGGACTGGCCGTCTCCCCCATTCTGGGCGATTTGAACAAGGTGTTTCCCAAGGTCACGGACCTCGAAATACAGATGCTCACGTCGCTGCCTTCGCTGCTGATAATCCCCTTCGTACTGCTTTCGGGAAAACTCTCCGAAGGCCGCGACAAACTGACGATCCTGACCGTCGGGCTCTCGATCTTCTTCCTGAGCGGCGTGGCGTGTCTGTTCGCCCGCAGTATGACGTGGCTGATCGTCATCAGTTGTATCCTCGGCATCGGAGCCGGGATGGTCATTCCCTTGTCCACGGGCCTCGTCGTCGATTATTTCACGGGCGACTACCGCGTCCGGCAGTTGGGTTACAGCTCGGCGATCAACAACCTGACGCTCGTTGTGGCCACCGTGGTCACGGGCTATCTGGCCGATGTCGACTGGCATCTCCCCTTTCTGGTCTACACGCTGCCGGGCATCTCGCTGGCGCTCTCGTTCTTCCTCAAACGGCGGCGTTCGGAGCCCGAACCCGAGCAGAGCATCCAACTGCGTCACAAACGTATCGACCGCCGTAAGCTGGCGGGGCTGATGCTGTTCTATTTCTTCGCCACCTATGCCGTGCTGGCAGTGGCTTTCTACGCCTCGTTTCTCATCGACGACTACAAGATCGACAGCTCCTTTTCGGGGGTACTGATCTCGCTCTTCTTTCTGGCGATCATGCTCCCGGGGCTCTTTATCGACAAGATTATCGGCAGGTTGAAACAGAATGTCAACCTCGTGTCGCTGGGGCTGATCTGCGCGGGACTGCTGTGTGTCGGGATTTTCCGCGACCGGGCGATGCTCGCCGTCGGGGCCCTGCTCACGGGATTCGGCTACGGGGTGATACAGCCCGTTATCTATGACAAGGCCGCGACCATCGCCCCGCCCCGCTCGGCGACCTTGGCGCTGTCGTTCGTCATGGCGATGAACTACCTCGCCGTGATGGTCTGCCCCTTTATCGTGGACCTGTTCCGGCATCTGTTCCACACCCGCAGCGATAGGTTCCCGTTCTTCTTCAACGCCGCGCTGGTGCTCGTCGTGGTCCTCGTCACTTGGCGCCGCCGCGAAAATTTCACATTGGGGCTCGATGAATCCTATTACAAAAGCTGA
- a CDS encoding homoserine dehydrogenase: protein MSKIKIGLFGFGVVGQGIYEVVRKSKNAHAEIVKICVRDPKKPRKIDVDPSLFTTSVDEILDNPNINLVVEVIDDARAAYDIVKRALLRGIPVVSGSKTMLARNLPELIEIQKTRNVALLYDASSCGSIPVIRNLEEYYDNDLLLEVKGILNGSSNYILSRVFDHKDSYANALAQAQALGFAESDPSFDIEGYDSLFKLVIITVHALGTYVAPDRIFTYGISTIHDSDIQYAREKNVKIKLVAQVVKVSDKHFTMFVMPEFVTPAKYIYSVDDEYNGVVIRGECYDRQFMFGKGAGSLPTASSILSDIMARLNNYRYEYKKMNYIEKPDYTTDITLKIYARYKETEVQKILNFSKIHEQFTSEESNYVIGDILLSELLEKRSQLSGKDVFLANIPIFFLNRD, encoded by the coding sequence ATGAGCAAAATCAAAATCGGACTGTTCGGCTTCGGCGTCGTCGGGCAGGGCATCTACGAAGTGGTGCGAAAATCGAAGAACGCCCACGCCGAGATCGTGAAAATCTGTGTCCGCGACCCCAAGAAGCCGCGGAAGATCGACGTCGACCCGTCGCTTTTCACCACCTCGGTCGACGAGATTCTCGACAACCCCAACATCAACTTGGTCGTCGAGGTCATCGACGACGCCCGGGCGGCCTACGACATCGTGAAACGGGCCCTGTTGCGGGGCATTCCGGTCGTGTCGGGCAGCAAGACGATGCTGGCCCGGAACCTCCCGGAACTGATCGAGATCCAGAAAACCCGCAACGTGGCGCTGCTCTACGACGCCTCGTCGTGCGGCTCGATCCCCGTGATCCGCAACCTCGAGGAGTATTACGACAACGACCTGCTGCTGGAGGTGAAAGGCATCCTGAACGGCTCGTCGAACTACATCCTCTCGCGCGTCTTCGACCACAAGGACTCCTATGCCAACGCGCTGGCGCAGGCACAGGCGCTGGGCTTCGCCGAGAGCGACCCCTCGTTCGACATCGAAGGCTACGACTCGCTGTTCAAACTGGTCATCATCACGGTGCACGCTCTGGGAACCTACGTCGCCCCGGACCGCATCTTCACCTACGGCATCTCGACGATCCACGATTCGGATATTCAGTATGCCCGCGAGAAGAACGTGAAGATCAAACTGGTGGCACAGGTGGTGAAGGTCAGCGACAAGCACTTCACGATGTTCGTCATGCCGGAGTTCGTGACGCCGGCCAAGTACATTTACAGCGTCGACGACGAGTACAACGGCGTGGTGATCCGCGGCGAATGCTACGACCGCCAGTTCATGTTCGGCAAGGGCGCGGGAAGCCTGCCCACGGCCTCGTCGATCCTGAGCGACATCATGGCGCGGCTGAACAACTACCGCTACGAGTACAAGAAGATGAATTACATCGAGAAACCCGACTACACGACCGACATCACGCTGAAAATCTATGCCCGCTACAAGGAGACCGAAGTGCAGAAGATTCTGAACTTCTCGAAAATCCACGAGCAGTTCACCAGCGAGGAGAGCAACTATGTGATCGGCGACATCCTGCTGAGCGAACTGCTCGAAAAGCGGTCGCAGCTCTCGGGCAAGGATGTCTTCCTGGCCAACATCCCGATCTTCTTCCTGAACCGCGACTAA
- a CDS encoding homoserine O-acetyltransferase family protein: MEPQIYIAPGPFELETGHTLPELRIAYHTYGTMNAAKDNVVWVCHALTANSDVADWWPHTVETGRFLDPARHFVVCANIIGSHYGTTGPLHVNPATGKPWYKDFPPFTIRDIVRAHRLLADALGIGRIATLVGSSVGGFQAVEWAVTEPERIERLALIATDAKASPWAIAIDETQRMAIEADATFGEPRDDAGMKGLAAARAIGLLSYRGPEGYNLTQQDREERPAVHRASTYQQYQGEKLCRRYNAYSYYAILDAFDTHDAGRGRGGLERALAGIKARTLVVGITTDIIFTPTEMRRLHAMIPGSAYHEIDSPFGHDGFLVEYEQLNDLLLPFMKN; encoded by the coding sequence ATGGAACCACAGATATACATAGCCCCCGGGCCGTTCGAACTGGAAACGGGCCATACGCTGCCGGAACTGCGGATCGCCTACCACACCTACGGCACGATGAACGCCGCGAAGGACAATGTGGTGTGGGTCTGCCACGCGCTGACGGCCAATTCGGACGTCGCCGACTGGTGGCCCCACACGGTCGAGACGGGGCGTTTCCTCGACCCCGCGCGGCATTTCGTCGTCTGCGCCAACATCATCGGTTCGCACTACGGCACGACAGGCCCGCTGCACGTCAATCCCGCGACGGGAAAGCCGTGGTACAAGGATTTTCCGCCCTTCACCATCCGCGACATCGTCCGGGCGCACCGGCTGCTGGCCGACGCCCTCGGCATCGGCCGCATCGCAACGCTGGTGGGCAGCTCGGTCGGGGGATTTCAGGCCGTGGAATGGGCCGTCACGGAGCCCGAACGGATCGAGCGGCTGGCGCTGATCGCCACCGACGCCAAAGCGTCGCCTTGGGCCATCGCCATCGACGAAACCCAGCGCATGGCCATCGAGGCCGACGCGACTTTCGGGGAGCCGCGCGACGACGCGGGGATGAAGGGTCTCGCCGCGGCCCGGGCCATCGGCCTGCTGAGCTACCGCGGTCCCGAGGGCTACAACCTCACCCAGCAGGACCGCGAGGAGCGCCCCGCGGTACACCGGGCTAGCACCTACCAGCAGTATCAGGGCGAAAAGCTCTGCCGCCGCTACAACGCCTATTCCTATTACGCGATTCTCGACGCCTTCGACACCCACGACGCAGGGCGCGGACGGGGCGGGCTGGAGCGGGCACTGGCTGGCATCAAAGCCCGTACGCTGGTCGTCGGCATCACCACCGACATCATCTTCACCCCGACCGAAATGCGGCGCCTGCACGCGATGATACCCGGCAGCGCCTACCATGAGATCGACTCGCCGTTCGGCCATGACGGATTCCTCGTGGAGTACGAGCAACTGAACGACCTGCTGCTGCCGTTTATGAAAAACTAA
- a CDS encoding O-acetylhomoserine aminocarboxypropyltransferase/cysteine synthase family protein translates to MEAKNYRFETLQIHAGLQPDEATGARGVAIYPTAAYRFKSCEQAAKLFELSEAGNIYTRLQNPTTTAYEQRIAALYGAVGALAVSSGMSAILVTVLSLAAEGDNIVASPFLYGGTYNQFRITLRRLGIDCRIAPGERPEDFEALIDERTKAIYAESMGNPSCAVPDLEELGRLARRRDVPLVVDNTFGAAGYLCNPFEWGASIVVDSATKWINGHGTGLGGVIVDGGTYNWANGKFPQIDGPSEGYHGLNFHEAFGPAAFIVKCRVDGLRDMGCAPSPFDSYLMMLGLETLSLRVKHEVESTRKLAEYCRCHPKVERVSYVGFDTHPSHENARKYYRFGSSAVFSIELKGTLESTVRFVESLRLAANMVMIGDSITVVTHPASTTHRQLSDEALAAAGVTPTLLRISLGLENADDIIEDFEQAFAQIG, encoded by the coding sequence ATGGAAGCGAAAAATTACCGATTCGAAACCCTCCAGATTCATGCGGGCCTGCAACCCGACGAAGCGACCGGTGCCCGGGGCGTGGCGATCTATCCCACGGCGGCCTACCGGTTCAAAAGCTGCGAGCAGGCAGCCAAGCTCTTCGAGCTGAGCGAGGCGGGCAATATCTACACCCGCCTGCAAAACCCCACCACGACGGCCTACGAACAGCGCATAGCCGCACTGTACGGTGCCGTAGGGGCTTTGGCCGTGTCGTCGGGCATGTCGGCCATTCTGGTCACCGTGCTCTCGCTGGCCGCCGAGGGCGACAACATCGTCGCTTCGCCGTTCCTTTACGGCGGCACCTACAACCAGTTCCGCATCACGCTGCGCAGACTCGGTATCGACTGCCGCATCGCTCCCGGCGAACGTCCCGAGGACTTCGAAGCGCTGATCGACGAACGCACCAAAGCCATCTACGCTGAGAGCATGGGCAACCCCTCCTGCGCCGTGCCCGACCTCGAGGAGTTGGGCAGGCTGGCCCGGCGGCGCGACGTGCCGCTGGTCGTCGACAACACGTTCGGCGCCGCGGGCTACCTCTGCAATCCGTTCGAGTGGGGTGCCAGCATCGTCGTGGACTCCGCGACCAAATGGATCAACGGCCACGGCACGGGACTGGGCGGCGTGATCGTCGACGGCGGCACCTATAACTGGGCGAACGGCAAGTTCCCGCAGATCGACGGTCCTTCGGAGGGCTACCACGGGCTGAATTTCCACGAGGCGTTCGGTCCGGCGGCGTTCATCGTCAAATGCCGCGTGGACGGACTGCGCGACATGGGATGCGCTCCCTCGCCGTTCGACTCCTACCTGATGATGCTCGGCCTCGAGACCCTCTCGCTGCGCGTGAAGCACGAGGTGGAATCGACGCGCAAGCTGGCCGAATACTGCCGCTGCCATCCCAAGGTGGAGCGCGTCAGCTATGTGGGATTCGACACCCACCCGAGCCACGAAAACGCCCGCAAATACTACCGTTTCGGCTCCTCGGCGGTCTTCTCCATCGAACTGAAAGGCACGCTCGAAAGCACCGTGCGTTTCGTCGAATCGCTCCGGCTGGCGGCCAACATGGTCATGATCGGCGACTCGATCACCGTCGTGACCCACCCGGCATCGACGACCCACCGGCAGCTCAGCGACGAGGCCCTCGCGGCGGCGGGCGTGACGCCCACATTGCTGCGCATCTCGCTCGGACTGGAGAATGCCGACGACATCATCGAGGATTTCGAACAGGCTTTTGCGCAAATAGGCTGA
- a CDS encoding LruC domain-containing protein, with translation MRKIYLLLAAVALAVSSCQKDADGGGKTPTEPAGTIPADFDWKTIQDVSVTVSAPVVEGGTPAYSVIRVYASPILSEKNVVAKGVATAAAPFGTAVSIPAGTQNLYVQTTLPDGRKAVKMVGVRSSVNVPGTAMAAAASPKVRLAAVTTMAASSMPEYPVITEPDAGSFDPQAVISTTPSKNFNLGAKESEYAAAAYYIPAGAVIDGNINLNGNYEPNKQPVLYVAGKLNLASPNIGYATLAILPGGEVTVSGKLTAQNVAKDWPALYVFPGGKLTAAEVNFSGKAAVNLGTVEVSGKLDLNNALKFYNGPEAVLTAANFKYSNSGGLFNDGKITADELEFNSTAAFENCENGELTVGYVKFANKTTKFYQKGAAAIDEMYVIGEVYVNCHTAVNTLKVEGGSIYIASGAALVTETADFNNAKVEFAAGSLFIAQDFNLSEGGKNTFTSKAGETDIVPVLRFEKSSFYSKGNEYWSQAYTAFSGRMEVVDPQAENKFYVAKCFTDGAYLALSQLTNIPKSDCNGGKGQITPDPEPEPDPFELVEGQVFTYCFEDNWPWFGDYDMNDVVIVSRIDRTLSKDGGKVSELTFNWELRAAGTTYDIAFGVQMDQVAGTNVASSESSHKGFGKGQFASQNPESGKNAVIPFFNDTKELLSTSNTWKGQSASPTVKHTTRVVFSQPVDAAAVKDSEMNFFIAVKSRTNEVHMPGYAPTESGIIGKGSFLPSDPYKFYIAQGDEAKYNYLMWALMIPGEFRYPAETKDIRTAYKYFLDWAASNGTQHTEWYLEETDASKIY, from the coding sequence ATGAGAAAAATCTATTTGCTGCTGGCGGCTGTGGCTCTGGCGGTATCTTCCTGTCAGAAAGATGCTGACGGCGGAGGCAAGACTCCGACCGAACCTGCCGGAACCATTCCGGCGGACTTCGATTGGAAAACAATTCAGGACGTATCAGTAACGGTTTCGGCTCCGGTTGTGGAAGGTGGGACTCCTGCTTATTCCGTAATCAGGGTATACGCTTCGCCGATTTTATCGGAGAAGAATGTCGTAGCCAAGGGCGTTGCCACTGCTGCGGCTCCTTTCGGTACGGCGGTTTCGATTCCTGCCGGCACCCAAAATTTGTATGTGCAGACTACCCTGCCCGACGGGCGCAAGGCCGTGAAGATGGTCGGGGTCCGCAGTTCGGTCAACGTACCCGGAACTGCGATGGCCGCCGCCGCGTCGCCGAAAGTCCGCCTTGCGGCGGTAACGACGATGGCTGCGAGTTCGATGCCGGAATATCCGGTGATAACCGAGCCCGATGCCGGATCGTTCGATCCGCAGGCCGTGATCTCCACCACCCCGTCGAAGAATTTCAACCTCGGGGCCAAGGAGTCGGAGTATGCGGCTGCCGCGTATTACATTCCCGCAGGCGCCGTGATCGACGGCAACATCAACCTGAACGGCAATTACGAACCGAACAAGCAGCCCGTGCTGTATGTCGCCGGCAAGCTCAACCTCGCGTCGCCCAACATCGGCTATGCGACGCTGGCGATCCTGCCGGGCGGCGAAGTGACGGTTTCGGGCAAACTGACCGCTCAGAACGTCGCCAAGGACTGGCCTGCGCTGTATGTATTCCCGGGCGGCAAACTCACGGCCGCCGAGGTGAACTTCTCCGGCAAGGCCGCCGTCAATCTGGGTACCGTCGAGGTCTCCGGAAAACTGGACCTGAACAACGCCCTGAAGTTCTACAACGGTCCGGAAGCCGTGCTTACGGCCGCCAATTTCAAATATTCCAACTCGGGCGGCCTGTTCAACGACGGCAAGATCACGGCCGATGAACTGGAATTCAATTCGACCGCGGCGTTCGAGAACTGCGAGAACGGTGAATTGACGGTGGGCTATGTGAAGTTCGCCAACAAGACGACGAAGTTCTACCAGAAGGGCGCCGCCGCGATCGACGAGATGTATGTGATCGGCGAGGTTTACGTCAACTGCCATACCGCTGTAAATACGCTGAAGGTCGAAGGCGGCAGCATCTACATCGCTTCGGGCGCAGCCTTGGTGACCGAGACGGCCGATTTCAACAACGCCAAGGTCGAGTTCGCCGCGGGTTCGCTCTTCATCGCGCAGGACTTCAATCTGTCCGAGGGCGGCAAGAACACCTTTACCTCGAAAGCCGGGGAGACGGACATCGTGCCGGTGCTGCGCTTCGAGAAGTCGTCGTTCTACTCCAAGGGCAACGAGTACTGGAGTCAGGCCTACACGGCATTCTCCGGACGGATGGAGGTCGTGGACCCGCAGGCCGAGAACAAGTTCTATGTGGCCAAGTGCTTCACCGACGGAGCCTATCTGGCCCTTTCGCAACTGACGAACATTCCCAAAAGTGACTGCAACGGCGGCAAGGGACAGATTACGCCCGATCCGGAACCGGAACCCGATCCGTTCGAACTCGTCGAGGGGCAGGTTTTCACCTACTGCTTCGAGGACAACTGGCCGTGGTTCGGCGACTATGACATGAATGATGTCGTTATCGTGAGCCGTATTGACCGCACGCTTTCGAAGGACGGCGGCAAGGTCTCCGAACTGACGTTCAACTGGGAGCTGAGGGCTGCCGGAACCACCTACGACATCGCTTTCGGGGTACAGATGGATCAGGTGGCGGGCACGAACGTCGCGTCGTCCGAGTCGTCGCACAAGGGCTTCGGCAAGGGACAGTTCGCCTCGCAGAACCCCGAGTCGGGCAAGAATGCCGTCATTCCGTTCTTCAACGATACGAAGGAGCTGCTGAGCACCTCGAACACATGGAAGGGGCAGTCTGCATCGCCGACCGTGAAGCACACGACGCGGGTCGTATTCTCGCAGCCGGTGGACGCCGCTGCCGTGAAGGATTCGGAGATGAACTTCTTCATCGCCGTGAAGTCGCGCACGAACGAGGTTCACATGCCGGGTTACGCGCCGACCGAGTCGGGCATCATCGGCAAGGGCTCGTTCCTGCCGTCGGACCCCTACAAGTTCTACATCGCACAGGGCGACGAGGCCAAGTACAACTACCTGATGTGGGCGCTGATGATCCCCGGGGAGTTCCGCTACCCCGCCGAGACCAAAGACATCCGCACGGCCTACAAGTACTTTCTGGACTGGGCGGCGTCGAACGGCACGCAGCACACCGAGTGGTATCTCGAAGAGACCGATGCAAGCAAGATTTATTGA
- a CDS encoding TetR/AcrR family transcriptional regulator, with the protein MERGATKEEIIRATRELIARNGIRAVRVDEIAQTLGISKRTLYEMFTDKNDLVGACLDYMSHQQRERIVACSKRRGGNSLQKVLKLVNEYMDNLYTVDPRFLSDIRHKVIFAEHYDEHREFWHREITRCLEACRDEELLLPEIDAPAFADRLMNTLYELRLTGTVREELYLFCRTILRGAATRKGIELIDRR; encoded by the coding sequence ATGGAAAGGGGAGCGACCAAAGAGGAGATCATCCGCGCCACGCGGGAACTCATCGCCCGGAACGGCATTCGTGCCGTCCGGGTCGATGAGATCGCGCAGACGCTGGGAATCTCGAAGCGCACCCTCTACGAAATGTTCACCGACAAGAACGATCTGGTAGGCGCCTGCCTCGACTACATGAGCCACCAGCAGCGGGAACGCATCGTCGCCTGCAGCAAGCGCCGCGGCGGCAATTCGCTGCAAAAGGTGCTCAAGCTGGTCAACGAGTACATGGACAACCTCTACACGGTGGACCCCCGTTTCCTGTCGGACATCCGCCACAAGGTCATCTTTGCCGAACATTACGACGAACACCGGGAATTCTGGCACCGGGAGATCACACGCTGTCTCGAAGCCTGCCGCGACGAAGAGCTTCTGCTTCCGGAGATCGACGCTCCGGCATTCGCAGACCGGCTGATGAACACGCTCTACGAACTGCGCCTGACGGGCACGGTCCGTGAGGAGCTCTACCTCTTCTGCCGCACCATTCTCCGCGGCGCGGCGACCCGGAAGGGCATCGAGCTGATCGACCGCAGATAG